A single genomic interval of uncultured Sphaerochaeta sp. harbors:
- a CDS encoding KH domain-containing protein, whose translation MEKDLVEYIVKSLVDVPDEVSINVIEGEKSTILELKVASEDVGKVIGKQGRIAKAIRTILSASATKGGKRAVLEILD comes from the coding sequence GTGGAAAAAGATCTTGTTGAATACATTGTAAAATCACTAGTTGATGTCCCTGACGAGGTCAGTATCAATGTGATCGAGGGTGAAAAATCCACGATTCTTGAGCTGAAGGTAGCCAGCGAGGATGTCGGCAAGGTGATCGGCAAGCAAGGCCGTATTGCAAAGGCGATCAGGACCATCCTGAGCGCCTCAGCCACCAAGGGTGGCAAGCGTGCCGTGCTGGAAATACTGGACTGA
- the rplS gene encoding 50S ribosomal protein L19, protein MDVIKAIESEQMKENAENFCVGDTVKVFFKIVEGTNERVQVFEGLVIAKNNGGIRRTFVVRKISYGVGVERIFPLHSPRVERIEVVRRGRVRRAKLYYIRKKVGKKAKVKELIRRKNA, encoded by the coding sequence ATGGATGTAATTAAGGCTATTGAGTCGGAACAGATGAAGGAAAATGCAGAGAACTTCTGCGTTGGTGATACCGTTAAAGTGTTTTTCAAGATTGTTGAAGGCACCAACGAACGTGTCCAGGTGTTTGAAGGCCTGGTCATTGCAAAGAACAATGGTGGGATTCGCAGGACTTTTGTGGTTCGCAAGATTTCCTACGGTGTAGGTGTGGAAAGAATTTTCCCCTTGCACTCACCTCGTGTTGAAAGAATCGAGGTTGTTCGCAGAGGTCGTGTCAGAAGAGCTAAGCTCTACTACATTCGCAAGAAGGTGGGCAAGAAGGCGAAAGTCAAAGAGCTCATCCGCAGAAAGAACGCTTAA
- the rimM gene encoding ribosome maturation factor RimM (Essential for efficient processing of 16S rRNA) — MEELLWTATVKAPFGVNGEVKIHPHNDDCAYLAKIKEVVLRAKDGSEQTFSIESFRMMGSQPLMKFKGFDNPEDARVLNGRHLMVPRKWAAPLKKGQYYVADLIGCALVHDGEHLAEVVSSVDGAQAVMLEVRSPDGFLYMVPYLKEFIGEVSLEDRTIELKTPWILA, encoded by the coding sequence ATGGAAGAGTTGCTCTGGACTGCTACCGTAAAAGCTCCTTTTGGAGTGAACGGTGAGGTGAAAATTCACCCTCACAATGATGACTGTGCCTACCTTGCGAAAATCAAGGAGGTTGTGTTGCGTGCGAAGGATGGATCAGAGCAAACTTTCTCTATAGAAAGTTTTCGCATGATGGGTTCACAGCCCTTGATGAAGTTCAAAGGATTTGACAATCCCGAGGATGCAAGGGTGCTCAATGGTCGACATCTGATGGTTCCCAGAAAATGGGCAGCCCCTTTGAAAAAGGGCCAATACTACGTTGCTGATCTTATCGGTTGTGCTTTGGTGCACGATGGTGAGCATTTGGCTGAAGTCGTCAGTAGTGTCGATGGTGCACAGGCTGTGATGCTTGAAGTCCGTAGCCCTGATGGTTTCCTTTATATGGTTCCATATCTCAAGGAATTCATTGGCGAAGTTAGCCTGGAGGACCGGACGATCGAGTTGAAGACTCCCTGGATTCTCGCGTGA
- a CDS encoding DUF1848 domain-containing protein yields MILSASRRTDIPAFYADWFLNRIKERYVLSRNPINPRQVSRIDLSPELIDCIVFWTKNPAPLMVRLNELEAYHYYFHFTLNAYEADVEPGLAIKHVSLVDTFMQLSEKIGKERVIWRYDPILLTDKYTVSFHIQHFATLAEKLKDATQRCVISFIDFPKRTFSAMRSLGYREPDFNEMHTIARAFSAIAREKGITLETCAEAIDLSTYGISHGKCIDDALISRISGKPLHLKKDTNQRKNCGCVPSVDIGLYNTCMHGCKYCYASFSREALLQNRQNYDAFSSLLCSKITEDDVIRERKDAQSKTILQPDFPFVSS; encoded by the coding sequence ATGATACTCAGTGCAAGCAGAAGAACCGATATTCCAGCATTTTATGCAGATTGGTTCCTGAATAGAATCAAGGAACGGTATGTCCTTTCCAGAAATCCCATCAATCCAAGACAGGTCAGTAGGATAGATTTGTCTCCTGAACTCATTGATTGTATTGTCTTCTGGACAAAGAACCCTGCCCCACTCATGGTGAGACTGAACGAACTTGAAGCGTATCATTACTATTTCCACTTTACGCTCAATGCCTATGAAGCTGATGTAGAACCTGGACTGGCAATCAAACACGTATCGTTGGTTGATACATTCATGCAGCTCTCTGAGAAAATCGGCAAAGAACGTGTGATTTGGAGATATGATCCAATCCTTCTCACTGACAAGTATACGGTGTCATTTCATATTCAGCATTTTGCCACCCTTGCAGAAAAACTGAAGGATGCAACCCAGCGTTGCGTTATCAGTTTCATAGATTTTCCTAAAAGAACGTTTAGTGCAATGAGATCCTTGGGGTACCGAGAACCAGATTTCAATGAAATGCATACAATTGCAAGAGCGTTTTCTGCCATTGCAAGAGAAAAAGGCATTACCCTCGAAACCTGTGCAGAAGCCATAGATCTATCAACCTATGGTATCAGCCATGGGAAATGCATTGATGATGCCCTGATTTCTCGAATCTCTGGAAAACCTCTTCACCTTAAGAAAGATACCAACCAAAGAAAAAATTGCGGTTGTGTACCAAGTGTGGATATAGGCCTGTACAACACCTGCATGCATGGATGCAAATACTGTTATGCCTCTTTCAGCAGGGAAGCACTTCTCCAGAACCGACAAAACTATGATGCATTTTCTTCCCTGCTCTGTAGCAAGATTACTGAGGATGACGTTATCCGTGAAAGAAAGGATGCACAGTCCAAAACTATTCTTCAGCCAGATTTCCCATTCGTATCTTCATAG
- a CDS encoding AAA family ATPase produces MFLKSLELYGFKSFPDKVSLDFADGITSLLGPNGCGKSNIVDAIKWVLGEQSTKTLRAGKMEDVIFNGTDNRKPLQVAEVSLVISNEEHHLPLDAPEVEIRRRIFRTGESEYYLNKNRVLLKNIRELFFDTGVGKSAYSILEQGKIDQILSSKPEDRRYIFEEAAGISRFKVQSQEAERKLARTDENIMQVETILKEVKRTYETKKNQASKAISYRELKTEQFSLEVDVQLSTLKSFLLLRENKIEQKQRSEEAYAAQRGSLTEFDQEIEQLQEELRALGSQRISKQTELQRLDEATKGRSDKLDLLTQRFRDFLQQKDQAGARAELIQEHIERDTEEIDQKLTDIATLDESIEQLQAETEQNQKSAEQTRTLIQNQNQEILDLEDTNSRYEADSDSLSQRIKELGDVIVVQLEEKLKQSGYTLENKDKARTALLGSIEHLKGRIAEEQTFLSTLKQKGISSEDLLDRQTQFQGGLLKELAQVQSLFDSYEAMQPTFLDELISDEGTISEKRKLDQEMVNLRKQIQTNRERIAYLREENNILTQALERYQEAISDQKVAMNQLLTQKQGAKEWVTKLQRSLTEQEYQYKDALKLSETAQERIYETQEDIRSVEAEVGQIKERIAVLNAELKDLVVVIDEQSRIIRDKQEQKNTSYEQLQTLRTEKEKLELQIDQLATNITGVYTTFFENYGKSLKEFENRLEDEVPDIPVLKSRLDEVRRKIDGMGYINQMAEEEYAEVKEQYDFLSKQLDDLYRAKNDLDTVITQIKTRSEELFIASYKQIAHNFQEMFRRLFGGGKAELTLVEPDNVLESGIDILAQPPGKKLTHLSLLSGGERSMTAVALLFATYQVKPSPFCVLDEIDAALDDRNIGYFLSVLDEFAMKSQFIIITHNKHTVMGSQTLLGVTQMEPGVSSMVSYKIGNVAGEDVILNDDQELVTIEE; encoded by the coding sequence TTGTTTCTAAAAAGCTTGGAACTATATGGCTTCAAATCTTTTCCAGACAAGGTCAGCTTGGATTTTGCCGATGGAATCACCAGTTTGCTCGGTCCCAATGGATGTGGTAAGAGCAATATTGTCGATGCCATCAAGTGGGTATTGGGAGAACAATCCACCAAGACCCTGCGTGCTGGGAAGATGGAGGACGTCATATTCAATGGAACAGACAATCGTAAACCCCTCCAGGTTGCTGAAGTATCCCTGGTAATCTCTAATGAAGAACATCATCTTCCTCTTGATGCACCAGAAGTGGAGATCAGACGAAGAATATTCCGCACAGGGGAAAGCGAGTACTACCTTAACAAGAACCGAGTCTTGCTCAAGAATATCAGGGAACTTTTCTTTGACACTGGAGTCGGCAAGAGCGCCTATTCCATTCTGGAACAGGGCAAAATTGACCAAATCCTCTCATCAAAACCTGAAGACCGACGATATATTTTTGAAGAAGCCGCCGGAATAAGTCGTTTCAAAGTCCAGAGCCAGGAGGCAGAACGTAAACTTGCACGAACTGATGAGAACATCATGCAAGTGGAAACCATCCTCAAGGAAGTGAAGCGAACATACGAGACCAAGAAGAATCAGGCATCGAAAGCAATCAGCTACCGAGAGCTCAAGACTGAACAGTTCTCTTTGGAAGTCGATGTGCAGTTGTCAACGCTTAAATCTTTTCTCCTGCTCAGAGAGAATAAAATTGAGCAGAAACAGCGCTCAGAGGAAGCTTATGCTGCGCAGAGAGGTTCCCTTACAGAGTTTGACCAGGAAATTGAACAGCTCCAGGAAGAGCTTCGTGCCCTTGGTTCACAGCGAATCAGCAAGCAGACTGAACTGCAAAGGCTGGATGAGGCGACCAAAGGTAGGTCGGACAAACTTGACCTTCTGACCCAACGATTCCGTGATTTCCTCCAGCAAAAAGATCAGGCTGGTGCAAGAGCAGAACTGATTCAGGAACACATCGAACGAGATACCGAGGAAATTGACCAGAAGCTCACCGATATCGCTACCCTTGATGAGTCAATTGAACAACTGCAGGCAGAGACTGAACAGAACCAGAAGTCCGCTGAGCAGACAAGGACCTTGATACAGAACCAGAACCAGGAGATCCTTGATCTTGAAGATACCAATAGCCGCTATGAAGCAGACAGCGATTCACTCTCCCAGAGGATCAAGGAGCTAGGGGATGTTATCGTTGTCCAACTCGAAGAGAAACTGAAACAGAGTGGCTACACCCTTGAAAACAAGGATAAGGCGAGAACGGCGCTGCTTGGGAGTATCGAGCATCTTAAGGGTCGTATTGCTGAAGAGCAAACCTTTCTTTCCACGCTGAAGCAGAAGGGAATTTCATCAGAAGATCTCCTGGACAGACAGACCCAGTTCCAGGGAGGGCTGTTGAAAGAACTTGCCCAGGTCCAGTCTCTCTTTGACTCCTATGAGGCAATGCAACCAACCTTCCTTGATGAACTCATCTCTGATGAAGGCACCATCAGCGAGAAACGCAAACTCGATCAGGAAATGGTCAATCTGAGAAAACAGATCCAGACCAACCGTGAACGAATTGCCTATCTCAGGGAGGAGAACAATATACTCACTCAGGCATTGGAACGGTACCAGGAAGCCATCAGTGACCAGAAGGTTGCAATGAACCAACTCCTCACCCAAAAACAGGGAGCCAAGGAGTGGGTAACAAAACTGCAACGCTCCCTTACCGAGCAAGAGTACCAATATAAGGATGCACTGAAGCTCAGCGAGACAGCCCAGGAGAGAATCTATGAAACACAGGAAGATATCCGCAGTGTTGAAGCTGAAGTAGGGCAGATAAAAGAGCGGATAGCAGTCCTGAATGCAGAACTCAAGGATCTCGTTGTAGTCATAGATGAACAGAGCAGAATCATCCGGGACAAGCAGGAACAGAAGAACACCTCATATGAACAGCTGCAAACCCTCCGAACAGAGAAAGAGAAGCTGGAACTGCAAATCGACCAGCTCGCCACCAATATCACCGGAGTTTACACCACGTTCTTTGAGAACTACGGCAAGAGCCTGAAGGAGTTCGAGAATCGTCTGGAAGATGAAGTTCCCGATATCCCTGTACTGAAAAGCCGCCTGGATGAAGTAAGACGGAAGATTGATGGAATGGGATACATCAACCAGATGGCGGAAGAAGAGTATGCGGAGGTTAAGGAACAATATGATTTCCTGAGTAAGCAATTGGATGACCTTTACCGGGCCAAGAATGATCTGGATACCGTCATTACCCAGATCAAGACCCGTAGTGAAGAACTCTTCATTGCTTCCTATAAGCAGATTGCCCATAACTTCCAGGAGATGTTCCGTCGTCTGTTTGGTGGGGGAAAAGCTGAGCTCACGTTGGTGGAGCCTGACAATGTCCTGGAGAGTGGCATTGACATCCTGGCTCAACCTCCGGGGAAGAAGCTTACCCACCTCTCTCTCTTGAGTGGAGGAGAGCGGTCGATGACCGCTGTAGCACTGCTGTTTGCCACCTATCAGGTAAAGCCTTCTCCTTTCTGTGTTCTCGATGAGATTGACGCAGCGCTTGATGATCGGAATATCGGGTATTTTCTCTCCGTATTGGATGAATTTGCCATGAAGAGCCAGTTCATCATCATCACCCACAATAAGCACACCGTCATGGGAAGCCAGACCCTTTTAGGGGTAACCCAGATGGAACCAGGGGTTTCCAGTATGGTCAGTTACAAGATCGGCAATGTGGCCGGCGAGGATGTAATCCTCAACGACGACCAGGAACTGGTAACCATAGAAGAATAG
- the coaD gene encoding pantetheine-phosphate adenylyltransferase, with the protein MNRKERIAMLPGSFDPPTNGHIDIIERSSHLFEELYVVVADNVQKQCLFTADERMDMLKDILKEHENIEVVSYRGLVVDFAREHGVGVMVRGVRALVDFGYEFELAMTNKQLNPDLEVLFMPTSPKYFQLRSSAIKEMAAYGADISPMVPPLVVQMMRNRIKLLTL; encoded by the coding sequence ATGAACAGAAAAGAGCGTATTGCCATGCTTCCCGGTTCTTTCGATCCACCCACAAACGGACATATCGATATCATCGAGCGGTCTTCCCATCTCTTTGAGGAACTCTATGTGGTGGTTGCCGACAATGTGCAGAAGCAGTGTCTGTTTACCGCTGATGAGAGGATGGACATGCTCAAGGATATTCTCAAGGAACATGAAAACATCGAAGTGGTGAGTTATCGTGGGCTGGTCGTCGATTTTGCCCGTGAGCATGGGGTAGGGGTCATGGTACGAGGAGTCCGAGCTTTGGTTGATTTTGGGTATGAGTTTGAATTGGCGATGACCAACAAGCAGCTAAATCCTGACTTGGAGGTACTTTTTATGCCGACAAGTCCTAAATATTTTCAACTGAGAAGTAGTGCAATCAAGGAAATGGCGGCCTATGGGGCCGATATCTCCCCAATGGTACCCCCACTTGTCGTACAAATGATGAGAAATCGAATCAAGTTGTTGACGCTTTAG
- a CDS encoding ParA family protein produces MTTLAVYSIKGGVGKSTISVNLAVLSAMAGQRTLLLDLDPLGSSSYLLDVKPRKSHDATALVKGGKQLTKQIQATSFSSLDVLPSSTAYRYLSILFDAKKHSHHRLEKRLEELSATYDLIIIDASPTMSLVSENVLFASDILLVPVVPTPFAVLAYDQLLGELERLEQKDTRVRMVVSMLDRRKKLQVETTRELLQRKEALQTVIPFASEIEKMGEIQKPVVTSNAKGKGATAFRGLYGELVPYLRQRSPSERTGKKE; encoded by the coding sequence ATGACAACATTGGCCGTGTACAGCATCAAGGGGGGAGTAGGAAAGAGCACCATCAGTGTGAACCTGGCCGTGCTCTCTGCGATGGCTGGACAGCGGACATTGTTGCTCGATCTTGACCCCTTGGGGTCAAGCAGCTATTTGCTGGATGTAAAGCCGAGGAAAAGTCATGATGCAACTGCATTGGTGAAGGGTGGCAAGCAATTGACGAAGCAAATCCAGGCCACCAGTTTCTCTTCCCTGGATGTACTGCCATCCTCAACGGCTTATCGCTATCTTTCCATTCTCTTTGATGCAAAGAAGCACTCCCATCACCGGCTGGAAAAACGACTGGAAGAGTTGAGTGCAACCTATGACCTGATCATCATTGATGCCTCCCCGACCATGAGTTTGGTCAGTGAAAATGTCCTTTTTGCCTCGGATATATTGTTGGTTCCGGTTGTTCCCACTCCCTTTGCAGTGCTTGCCTATGACCAATTGCTGGGTGAGTTGGAACGTTTGGAGCAGAAAGATACACGAGTGAGAATGGTTGTCTCCATGCTCGACAGAAGAAAGAAACTACAGGTAGAGACTACCCGGGAGTTGTTGCAGAGAAAAGAGGCACTGCAAACGGTGATTCCTTTCGCAAGTGAGATAGAAAAGATGGGTGAGATACAGAAACCGGTAGTGACAAGCAATGCAAAGGGGAAAGGAGCAACTGCTTTCCGTGGTCTGTATGGTGAGTTGGTACCATATCTACGACAGCGTTCACCGAGTGAGCGTACTGGGAAAAAGGAGTAA
- the rpsP gene encoding 30S ribosomal protein S16, which translates to MRLKRFGTKKRPDYRIVVMDSRAKTQGRTLDEVGQYHPLAEKDQQVVLKVEKIQDWLAKGAQPSDTVRALLNKNGVTVTRTVQE; encoded by the coding sequence ATGAGACTGAAGAGATTTGGTACAAAGAAGAGACCTGACTACCGTATCGTGGTGATGGACTCCAGGGCAAAGACCCAGGGCAGAACCCTCGATGAGGTTGGTCAGTACCATCCTCTGGCTGAGAAAGATCAGCAGGTTGTCTTGAAAGTTGAGAAGATTCAGGACTGGCTCGCCAAGGGTGCACAGCCCAGCGATACCGTAAGAGCCCTGCTCAATAAGAATGGCGTGACGGTGACCAGAACTGTCCAGGAATAA
- a CDS encoding ribonuclease HII has translation MLFDLNDEKGVVCGLDEAGRGPLAGPVVAAAVVLPPDFPIEILGDSKQLSEKQRLEAEIIIKEQSLAWAVASVTAQEIDKINILQASLLAMKRAYEKVKAHISVDTALVDGNQRPDLDCTVQAIVKGDATIPEIMAASILAKNQRDRFMVLCDTKWPIYHFAKHKGYPTKEHREACLLYGLSPIHRKTFSIKQEGSRKQEEQQSLF, from the coding sequence ATGCTGTTCGACCTGAACGATGAGAAGGGAGTTGTCTGTGGCTTGGATGAAGCTGGGCGAGGTCCATTGGCTGGTCCTGTTGTGGCAGCTGCGGTGGTACTTCCACCAGATTTTCCCATTGAAATCCTCGGGGACTCAAAGCAACTTTCCGAAAAACAACGCCTAGAGGCTGAAATCATCATCAAGGAACAGTCTCTTGCCTGGGCAGTTGCCAGTGTAACTGCACAAGAAATTGACAAGATCAACATTCTCCAGGCTTCCTTGCTTGCCATGAAACGAGCCTACGAGAAAGTAAAAGCACACATTTCAGTCGATACAGCACTCGTTGACGGAAACCAGAGACCAGATCTTGATTGTACGGTACAGGCAATCGTAAAGGGAGATGCCACGATCCCTGAGATCATGGCAGCCTCCATCTTGGCAAAGAACCAACGTGACCGCTTCATGGTGCTCTGTGATACAAAGTGGCCAATCTACCATTTCGCAAAGCATAAGGGCTACCCTACCAAGGAGCATAGGGAGGCTTGTCTGCTCTATGGGCTCTCTCCCATTCATCGGAAGACATTCTCCATCAAGCAGGAGGGCTCAAGAAAACAGGAGGAGCAGCAGTCACTCTTCTAG
- the ffh gene encoding signal recognition particle protein, which produces MFDSISDKFSGIMRSLAGKSKITEKNVQEAVEEIKMALLDADVNLRVVRRFINGTMEEATGEKVLKAVDPGQQFVKIVYDRMVALLGDEENQKLLLKGPDTTSVILMMGLQGSGKTTTSAKLASRLKKEGRRVMLVAADLVRPAAILQLQVLGEAVGVPVFSIEGEKNPAKVAKAALAQAKKDQRDVLIVDTSGRMHLDETLMDEIQKVRDAISPDETLFVADAMTGQNAVTIAKEFQEKVGISGVVLSKFDSDTRGGAALSLRSVVGKPIKFIGVGEKIEDLDPFYPDRIASRILGMGDIVSLVEKAQSVVDENEAIRMQEKMAKNTFDLQDYLDQLNSMDKMGSIDQLLEMIPGAKGQVSEDDIDTEEIRREKAIILSMTYAERANYHIMGPTRRKRVAKGSGTTVSDVNRLLKKFEKMRLTMKKLAKNKKYQAAMLKQMGM; this is translated from the coding sequence ATGTTTGATTCAATAAGCGATAAGTTCTCAGGCATCATGCGCAGTCTTGCCGGAAAGTCCAAGATAACAGAGAAGAACGTCCAGGAAGCCGTCGAAGAAATTAAGATGGCCTTGCTGGACGCTGACGTGAACCTTCGGGTTGTCAGACGCTTCATCAATGGGACCATGGAAGAAGCCACAGGGGAGAAAGTCCTCAAGGCTGTCGACCCTGGTCAACAATTCGTGAAGATTGTCTACGATCGGATGGTCGCTCTGCTTGGGGACGAGGAGAACCAGAAGCTTCTGCTCAAGGGCCCTGATACAACCAGTGTCATCCTGATGATGGGTCTCCAGGGTTCTGGTAAGACCACAACATCAGCCAAGCTGGCTTCACGCCTGAAAAAAGAAGGCCGTCGTGTCATGCTTGTTGCGGCAGACTTGGTCAGACCGGCTGCTATCCTGCAGCTCCAGGTTCTTGGTGAGGCAGTAGGGGTACCCGTCTTCAGTATTGAAGGGGAGAAAAACCCAGCAAAAGTTGCCAAGGCAGCCCTTGCACAGGCAAAGAAAGATCAGAGAGATGTGTTGATCGTCGACACCAGTGGACGAATGCATCTTGATGAGACCCTTATGGATGAGATCCAGAAGGTCCGTGATGCAATTTCCCCTGATGAGACACTCTTTGTTGCTGATGCAATGACCGGACAGAATGCTGTCACCATCGCCAAGGAGTTCCAGGAGAAAGTTGGGATAAGCGGGGTTGTACTCAGCAAGTTCGATAGTGACACACGTGGTGGTGCTGCACTTTCCCTTCGTTCTGTTGTGGGCAAACCGATCAAGTTCATTGGTGTTGGTGAGAAGATCGAGGATCTTGATCCCTTCTATCCAGACCGTATCGCAAGTCGAATTCTCGGGATGGGCGACATTGTCTCACTTGTTGAGAAAGCACAGAGTGTTGTCGATGAGAATGAGGCAATTCGCATGCAGGAGAAGATGGCAAAGAACACCTTCGATCTGCAAGACTACCTTGACCAATTGAACTCGATGGATAAGATGGGTTCGATCGACCAGCTCCTGGAAATGATTCCCGGTGCAAAGGGTCAGGTCAGCGAAGATGACATTGATACAGAGGAAATTCGTCGAGAGAAAGCAATTATCCTTTCAATGACCTATGCGGAACGAGCGAATTACCATATAATGGGACCGACAAGACGTAAACGTGTTGCAAAAGGAAGCGGAACCACCGTTTCTGACGTAAATCGTTTGCTGAAAAAGTTTGAGAAAATGCGACTTACGATGAAGAAGTTAGCAAAAAATAAAAAATACCAGGCTGCAATGCTTAAACAGATGGGTATGTAG
- a CDS encoding ATP-dependent 6-phosphofructokinase, with the protein MSKLIGILTSGGDTPGLNSAIRAVGKTLLHEGGYTLIGYLDGYRGLMENRFVELNDAYLSGIITRGGTILGSSRDKPHKMPVGGKIMDMTDVIVENYHSNHLSGLVCLGGGGTQKNSYRLASAGLNVLTLPKTIDNDVMHTDVSFGYDTAMMIATEAVDRLHSTASSHHRIIILETMGHKVGWLALGAGLAGGADVILLPEVPYDEQVVADAILRRTREGKKFSIVVVAEGAMSKSMAKVLEEEDGKEKVEAMLKTRTPELAANLERLTGREARVTILGYVQRGGTPTPYDRLLSTSLGSRCAQEIMKDKWGNMMAVQDNKIVTVPLEKVAGPVKYIPKDHYLITCAKDIGVCLGS; encoded by the coding sequence ATGAGCAAATTGATTGGGATCCTGACCTCTGGAGGAGATACCCCTGGATTGAATTCGGCGATACGCGCAGTAGGCAAGACATTGCTCCATGAGGGTGGTTATACCTTGATCGGTTACCTTGATGGGTACCGTGGCCTGATGGAGAATCGGTTTGTTGAGCTCAATGATGCATACCTCTCGGGTATCATCACTCGGGGTGGAACCATTCTTGGCTCCAGTCGTGATAAACCCCATAAGATGCCGGTAGGTGGGAAGATTATGGATATGACCGATGTCATTGTAGAAAACTACCACTCCAATCACCTCAGTGGTCTTGTGTGTCTAGGGGGTGGGGGAACCCAGAAAAACTCCTACCGATTGGCCAGCGCAGGTTTGAATGTCCTGACGCTTCCCAAGACCATCGACAATGATGTGATGCATACGGATGTTTCCTTCGGCTATGATACAGCGATGATGATTGCAACCGAGGCAGTCGACCGGCTGCATAGTACCGCGAGCAGCCATCATAGAATCATCATCCTGGAGACCATGGGCCACAAGGTGGGTTGGCTTGCACTTGGAGCTGGTCTTGCCGGTGGTGCTGATGTGATTCTGCTTCCAGAGGTTCCCTATGATGAACAGGTGGTCGCTGATGCAATTCTTAGACGAACGAGGGAAGGGAAGAAGTTCAGTATTGTGGTGGTTGCTGAGGGAGCCATGTCCAAGAGTATGGCAAAGGTACTTGAAGAGGAGGATGGCAAGGAGAAGGTTGAGGCGATGCTTAAGACCCGTACCCCAGAGCTGGCTGCCAACCTGGAGCGTCTCACCGGAAGGGAGGCCAGGGTAACCATTCTCGGCTATGTTCAGCGTGGTGGCACTCCCACTCCCTATGACCGTTTGCTTTCAACCTCACTGGGTAGTCGATGTGCCCAGGAGATCATGAAGGACAAGTGGGGAAATATGATGGCAGTCCAGGACAACAAGATTGTGACCGTTCCTCTGGAGAAAGTCGCAGGTCCTGTCAAATATATTCCCAAGGACCACTACCTGATCACCTGTGCAAAGGATATCGGGGTGTGCTTGGGTTCCTGA
- a CDS encoding DUF3276 family protein: protein MGQRGEVYSTRLVKNDRTYFFNVKENIYGDMFLNMVESKGTPDSERFIRQSIIVYQEDLGEFLKELQKSLDFIKQNAKKD, encoded by the coding sequence GTGGGACAACGTGGAGAAGTGTATTCAACAAGACTTGTCAAAAATGACAGGACTTATTTCTTTAATGTAAAAGAGAACATCTATGGGGACATGTTCCTCAATATGGTGGAAAGCAAAGGTACTCCTGACAGTGAGCGGTTCATTAGACAATCGATTATCGTCTACCAAGAAGATTTGGGAGAATTTTTGAAAGAACTGCAGAAATCCTTGGATTTCATTAAGCAGAACGCAAAAAAAGACTAA
- the trmD gene encoding tRNA (guanosine(37)-N1)-methyltransferase TrmD — translation MKIQIVTLFPEILEGFFENSIMKRAVQSGSVEYEFINFRSFATDKHQSCDDVPYGGGAGMVIKCDPLSKALDSINAKEKRVVYASPSGKRLSQAYAEELSKEDELVFICGHYEGIDQRVIDLYVDDEISIGDYVISSGEVSTLVIVDAVYRLIDGVISSDSLSEESFHGGLLEYPQYTRPETYCSKDVPDVLLSGHHAKIGQWRLQKRLEKTLLNRPDLLETASLDVNSRKILNALKEHSAKGTGDDGCN, via the coding sequence GTGAAGATTCAGATAGTCACCCTGTTTCCAGAAATACTGGAAGGGTTTTTCGAAAATTCGATTATGAAGAGGGCTGTACAAAGCGGTTCAGTTGAGTATGAGTTCATAAACTTCAGAAGCTTTGCGACAGACAAGCATCAAAGCTGTGATGACGTTCCCTATGGTGGTGGTGCTGGGATGGTGATCAAATGTGATCCCCTCAGCAAAGCGCTCGATTCCATCAATGCAAAAGAGAAGCGGGTAGTGTATGCTTCCCCCTCTGGAAAGCGTCTAAGTCAAGCCTATGCCGAAGAGCTGAGCAAGGAAGATGAACTGGTCTTTATCTGTGGCCATTATGAAGGTATTGACCAACGGGTGATTGACCTATATGTTGATGACGAGATTAGTATCGGGGATTATGTAATCAGCAGCGGCGAGGTTTCCACCTTGGTAATCGTAGACGCTGTATACCGTTTGATTGACGGTGTGATTAGTAGTGATTCACTCAGTGAAGAGAGTTTTCATGGTGGATTACTTGAATATCCCCAGTATACAAGGCCTGAGACCTATTGCTCAAAAGATGTCCCTGATGTATTATTGAGCGGGCATCACGCCAAAATTGGCCAGTGGCGACTACAGAAACGGTTGGAAAAGACCTTGTTGAACCGACCGGATTTGTTGGAGACGGCATCTCTTGATGTGAACTCCAGAAAGATTTTGAATGCATTGAAAGAACATAGTGCGAAGGGGACCGGAGACGATGGATGTAATTAA